In Candidatus Dependentiae bacterium, the following proteins share a genomic window:
- a CDS encoding GNAT family N-acetyltransferase, which produces MQFKKIISLAFLASFAIAFVASSLLLSKTGILPQCWMHLGRQVCIEQYNHDRDQQGFMELFAQHHNALGAWDFEEELVSHEHTINVLRVKNQLAGFIVYKMLDDFHGHVDLLAIDKQCHGCGYGHTLLTHAMNELKNAGAQTISLKVYDDNEKAKRFYTNIGFTPKDSPGCLIEYAIKLA; this is translated from the coding sequence ATGCAGTTTAAAAAAATCATTAGTTTAGCTTTTCTCGCTTCTTTTGCTATTGCATTCGTTGCAAGTAGCTTGCTTCTGTCAAAGACAGGCATTTTGCCACAATGTTGGATGCATCTGGGTCGTCAAGTTTGCATTGAACAGTATAATCACGATCGAGATCAACAAGGTTTTATGGAGCTCTTTGCGCAGCATCATAATGCTTTAGGCGCATGGGATTTTGAAGAAGAACTGGTTAGTCATGAACATACCATTAATGTTTTACGTGTTAAAAATCAGTTGGCCGGATTTATTGTCTATAAAATGTTGGATGACTTTCACGGCCACGTTGATTTGTTGGCGATTGACAAACAATGCCATGGGTGTGGCTATGGTCATACCTTATTAACACATGCTATGAATGAGCTTAAAAATGCTGGCGCGCAAACCATCTCGCTTAAAGTGTATGATGACAATGAAAAGGCAAAGCGGTTTTATACCAACATTGGGTTCACTCCCAAAGATAGCCCCGGTTGTTTGATTGAATATGCAATTAAATTGGCGTAG
- a CDS encoding S41 family peptidase produces the protein MKKQLLIVITLCSMVPAMVITKEPNKKEQKAPFDFDEVAFNWTRTFAEVVENTSKKHYKVSDLEECMIKAIDGFLSALDPHSNFLDPKTYKQILETTSGEFFGIGIVIDNTRQPKDKTLTIIDTIPDGPSDKAGVQPHDKIMEINGEQLEGMSTEEATAKLKGERNTQVHIKVLREGHTDMLSFDITRDVVKEQNSLAFYINEHNISYISLNMFTSTAIKQITQLLQQSKKKKYKALILDLRNNSGGSLSAAIDIAGLFLDKGSLVVTTKDKTHKETERYETSNNPIANDALPIFILMNNYTASAAEILAGVLKIHSEKLSKEAGNNHQKKLMVFLVGTRTFGKGSVQEVIPVSNNCAMKITTSLYFLPNDTSVQGLGIEPDFVIDRRMPPTEQMTWFTKFYGRECALPGYIKVDANKEAEDKDKEAEEEKKKDKEKKTWADRARTMLETDNQLRDTISLINLLYTGKTTCPHNVTTRTKAIEFLKSNFITNDKLTLEEIKI, from the coding sequence ATGAAAAAACAACTACTCATCGTCATCACGCTCTGCTCTATGGTACCAGCTATGGTAATAACAAAAGAACCAAACAAAAAAGAACAAAAAGCACCTTTTGATTTTGACGAAGTAGCCTTCAACTGGACTCGCACCTTTGCTGAGGTTGTAGAAAACACCAGTAAAAAACATTACAAGGTAAGTGACCTGGAAGAATGTATGATTAAGGCAATCGACGGATTTTTATCTGCTCTTGACCCGCACTCTAACTTTCTTGACCCGAAAACCTATAAACAAATTTTGGAAACAACCAGTGGTGAATTTTTTGGTATTGGCATCGTTATCGACAACACTCGCCAACCAAAAGATAAAACATTAACCATCATTGATACTATTCCAGACGGCCCATCTGATAAAGCCGGCGTGCAACCACACGATAAAATTATGGAAATTAATGGCGAACAACTGGAAGGCATGAGTACCGAAGAAGCAACCGCAAAATTAAAGGGTGAACGCAACACCCAGGTACACATCAAGGTGTTACGCGAAGGCCACACGGATATGCTTTCTTTTGATATCACCCGCGATGTAGTAAAAGAGCAAAACTCCCTCGCCTTTTATATTAATGAACACAACATCAGCTACATCTCACTGAACATGTTTACCTCAACGGCCATCAAACAAATCACCCAGTTACTACAACAATCAAAAAAGAAAAAATACAAAGCCCTTATTCTTGACCTCCGCAACAATTCAGGTGGATCACTCAGCGCAGCTATTGATATCGCCGGATTATTTTTAGATAAAGGCAGCTTAGTGGTGACCACGAAAGACAAAACACACAAAGAAACAGAACGCTACGAAACCAGTAATAATCCCATAGCCAATGACGCACTACCTATTTTCATTTTAATGAATAATTACACGGCATCAGCTGCAGAAATTCTTGCCGGTGTATTAAAGATCCATTCAGAAAAACTCTCCAAAGAAGCGGGCAATAATCATCAAAAGAAACTCATGGTATTTTTAGTTGGTACCAGAACTTTTGGTAAAGGCTCGGTTCAAGAAGTTATTCCCGTCAGCAATAACTGCGCCATGAAAATCACGACTTCGCTCTACTTTTTGCCTAACGACACTTCAGTCCAAGGCTTGGGCATTGAACCAGACTTTGTCATTGATCGACGCATGCCACCAACAGAACAAATGACCTGGTTCACCAAATTTTATGGCCGCGAATGTGCATTGCCTGGCTACATAAAAGTAGATGCCAACAAAGAAGCGGAAGATAAAGATAAAGAAGCGGAAGAGGAAAAGAAAAAGGATAAAGAGAAAAAGACCTGGGCTGATCGTGCGCGCACCATGCTTGAAACCGATAATCAACTCCGCGACACCATCAGCTTGATTAACTTGCTCTACACCGGAAAAACTACCTGCCCACACAATGTGACGACAAGAACTAAAGCGATCGAGTTCTTGAAGAGCAACTTTATTACGAACGATAAGCTGACTCTGGAAGAAATAAAAATTTAG
- the rapZ gene encoding RNase adapter RapZ, which yields MAHEMMAEAKTAVQPQIVIVTGYSGAGKSTVLRALEDVGFFCVDNLPIALLDSFFQLVHQSKINGQRLALGIDIRGGLAIEDFIRDVRNRFAHGAMNAPKIFFLRSSPAVLLKRFQETRRKHPLADAIDMPSAIQQEQDLLQPLMSIADLVLDTDQLNIHQLRSFVRSAFSPGGEQRMVVSLVSFGFKYGAPLESNFLYDVRSLPNPYFVPALKHLRGIDSEVAQYLFAQPDVIEYWDKLVDFVCYSIKKSHAEGRFFMNIAIGCTGGKHRSVAFVQKLAQEQLPNVQFIVEHRDINRDSYNNKQEAKEVVL from the coding sequence ATGGCACATGAAATGATGGCGGAAGCAAAAACTGCCGTTCAACCACAGATTGTTATCGTTACTGGATATTCCGGCGCCGGCAAAAGTACGGTGCTTCGTGCATTGGAAGATGTTGGTTTTTTTTGTGTTGATAACTTGCCGATTGCATTATTGGATTCATTTTTTCAGTTGGTTCATCAATCGAAAATTAATGGTCAGCGGTTGGCGCTTGGCATTGATATTCGTGGTGGATTAGCGATCGAAGATTTTATTCGCGATGTGCGGAATAGATTTGCGCATGGCGCTATGAATGCTCCTAAAATTTTTTTTCTGCGATCAAGTCCCGCTGTTCTTTTAAAACGCTTTCAAGAAACACGTCGTAAGCATCCACTTGCCGATGCTATTGATATGCCGAGTGCCATTCAACAAGAACAGGATTTATTACAGCCGCTCATGTCTATTGCCGATTTAGTTTTGGATACTGACCAGTTAAATATTCATCAACTACGTAGCTTTGTACGCTCGGCATTTTCGCCGGGTGGGGAGCAGCGCATGGTGGTGAGCTTAGTTTCTTTTGGTTTCAAATATGGTGCGCCGTTAGAAAGTAATTTTTTGTACGACGTGCGCTCATTGCCCAATCCTTATTTTGTACCAGCATTAAAGCATTTACGGGGCATTGATTCAGAAGTTGCTCAGTATCTGTTTGCGCAGCCTGATGTCATCGAATACTGGGATAAGCTGGTGGATTTTGTGTGCTATTCGATTAAGAAGTCACATGCGGAAGGCCGGTTCTTTATGAATATTGCGATTGGATGCACAGGAGGCAAGCACCGCTCCGTGGCCTTTGTGCAAAAACTTGCGCAGGAACAATTACCCAATGTACAGTTTATAGTTGAGCATCGTGATATTAATCGTGACTCATACAACAATAAACAAGAGGCAAAAGAGGTGGTACTATGA
- a CDS encoding septum formation initiator family protein, translating into MKEIKRKILRIFFALELLVFTGTYFFAPNGFCAVTQLQEENQQLVAEINLLRADVYGLEHTIVQWDAHPFYKEKIAREQLQMARKGDQIYYVR; encoded by the coding sequence ATGAAGGAAATTAAACGAAAAATATTACGAATTTTCTTTGCGTTAGAATTGTTAGTTTTTACGGGGACTTATTTTTTTGCTCCCAACGGTTTTTGTGCGGTGACGCAATTGCAAGAAGAAAATCAGCAGCTCGTGGCAGAAATTAATCTGTTGCGTGCCGATGTGTATGGCCTTGAACATACGATTGTCCAATGGGATGCTCATCCATTTTATAAAGAAAAAATTGCTCGTGAACAGTTACAAATGGCCCGCAAGGGTGATCAAATCTACTACGTACGTTAG
- a CDS encoding superoxide dismutase has protein sequence MLEFAYSLPKLSYDYGALEPYIDAMTMEIHHTKHHQAYIDNLNKAMEQVPALQGTPLTELLSSLDSVPESVRAVVRNHGGGHYNHSVFWKMLSRDGGGEPQGPVGDIIKKEFGSFAAFQDQFNTAAKGVFGSGWAWLCVAPNGQYKIIATPNQDTPLSQGSQPILGLDVWEHAYYLKYQNKRPDYINAWWHVVNWEQVEENYSTIVR, from the coding sequence ATGTTGGAATTCGCATATAGCTTACCAAAACTTTCTTATGATTATGGCGCATTAGAGCCGTATATAGATGCAATGACGATGGAAATCCATCACACTAAGCATCATCAGGCTTATATTGATAATCTTAATAAAGCTATGGAACAAGTCCCTGCTTTACAAGGTACACCGCTTACTGAATTATTAAGTTCTTTAGATTCAGTGCCTGAATCAGTACGCGCCGTGGTCAGAAATCACGGTGGCGGTCATTATAATCATTCAGTTTTTTGGAAGATGTTGAGCAGAGATGGCGGTGGTGAACCGCAAGGACCTGTTGGCGATATCATAAAAAAAGAGTTTGGCAGCTTTGCAGCATTTCAAGATCAATTCAATACAGCCGCTAAAGGAGTTTTTGGTAGTGGTTGGGCTTGGTTGTGTGTTGCGCCTAACGGACAGTATAAGATTATTGCCACTCCTAACCAAGACACACCATTATCACAAGGGTCGCAGCCAATTTTGGGGCTTGATGTTTGGGAGCATGCTTATTATTTGAAATACCAAAATAAACGGCCTGATTATATTAATGCATGGTGGCATGTGGTTAATTGGGAGCAGGTTGAAGAGAACTATAGTACTATTGTACGATAA